A genomic segment from Phragmites australis chromosome 6, lpPhrAust1.1, whole genome shotgun sequence encodes:
- the LOC133922724 gene encoding uncharacterized protein LOC133922724: MDPAGPRVTTDPAGSAAPPPNELGGRGASSGGAAAEGSASQPAAVGSGDLRAGVAESSDQANECLQPCNKKDIPQLISEGATATRCEDRVSLLPQTGALQADAACLTLGRDSNAATLEKLHGSDSLAPGKENIGTDLQPKSDAEHDENRMSAVGLGLDLNIADNSDAAELNPFSPYKKLGQSKVSDPSECASTTGAAEESESHRKWREMKRNGFLSSSHGTAAVPKPRGRPPKRKRDDEFKRSTSIHNRQTNKFMKVAAPSGLLSGLNPGIINHVRNSKQVYSIIKAMVHSERLENENQPVCTSRTGEREKEVSERIQEQKYGGSLMKCHFMMKDNNVAFHQVLPTASQFLPEDGDNLKLRLSSAVTMASDRTCSTSSDDLASNHDYMTLLSVKAASVASQWLELLHQDIRGRLAALKRSRKRVRNAIHTELPYLVSTEFSSNQENESSIANSSEAGCIDKAVSEAHVARWRSLFVQMDKALQEEGKHLENRLKQVQEMQLNCDKGLKHMTCDGPPLGPMAELWKLKNPEISESEWAVQAAAASIYSTCNMVMRTENVPCF; the protein is encoded by the exons ATGGACCCCGCGGGGCCGCGCGTGACCACGGATCCCGCCGGAtcggccgcgccgccgcccaaT GAATTGGGCGGGAGGGGTGCTTCCAGCGGCGGGGCTGCTGCGGAGGGGAGCGCGTCGCAGCCGGCGGCGGTCGGATCGGGAG ATCTGAGGGCAGGAGTTGCGGAATCTTCAGATCAAGCAAACGAGTGTTTGCAACCATGTAACAAGAAGGATATTCCTCAATTGATTTCTGAAGGTGCCACGGCCACGCGATGTGAAGATAGAGTGTCTTTGCTACCTCAGACTGGGGCACTTCAGGCAGACGCTGCTTGTCTGACCTTGGGTCGTGATTCCAATGCAGCAACGTTGGAGAAGCTGCATGGTAGCGATTCTTTGGCTCCTGGTAAAGAGAACATTGGGACAGATCTCCAACCTAAGTCTGATGCAGAACACGATGAGAATAGGATGAGTGCCGTGGGTCTTGGATTGGACCTGAACATAGCAGATAATTCTGATGCAGCAGAGCTTAATCCCTTCTCCCCTTACAAGAAGTTGGGGCAGTCAAAAGTTAGTGATCCATCCGAATGTGCCAGTACTACTGGTGCTGCAGAAGAAAGTGAGTCGCACAGAAAGTGGAGAGAAATGAAGCGGAATGGCTTTCTCTCTTCATCTCATGGAACTGCAGCAGTGCCTAAGCCACGTGGTCGACCCCCCAAAAGGAAAAGGGATGATGAATTCAAAAGGAGCACTTCTATACATAATAGACAGACTAACAAGTTTATGAAGGTTGCTGCTCCTAGTGGCCTATTATCTGGGCTAAACCCTGGAATCATAAATCATGTGAGAAATAGCAAGCAAGTTTACTCCATAATAAAGGCTATGGTACACTCGGAGAGGCTTGAGAATGAGAACCAGCCTGTTTGCACTAGTCGAACAGgtgaaagagagaaagaagtcAGTGAGAGAATTCAGGAGCAGAAATATGGGGGCAGTTTAATGAAGTGCCATTTCATGATGAAAGATAATAATGTGGCGTTTCACCAAGTACTGCCTACTGCATCACAGTTCCTTCCAGAGGATGGCGATAATCTTAAACTGCGACTCTCATCAGCAGTCACTATGGCTTCAGATAGGACCTGCAGTACATCAAGTGATGATCTGGCATCTAATCATGATTACATGACTTTATTATCTGTAAAAG CGGCCAGTGTTGCTTCTCAGTGGTTGGAATTACTGCATCAGGACATAAGAGGGCGCCTTGCTG CTTTGAAGCGCAGTCGGAAGAGAGTCAGGAATGCCATTCACACGGAACTGCCGTACTTAGTATCAACAGAATTTTCATCTAATCAAGAGAATGAATCATCGATTGCAAATTCTTCTGAAGCTGGATGTATTGACaaagcagtttcagaagcacATGTGGCACGATGGAGGTCTCTCTTTGTTCAGATGGACAAAGCACTTCAGGAGGAGGGGAAACACCTG GAGAACCGGTTGAAGCAAGTGCAAGAAATGCAATTGAATTGTGATAAAGGCCTAAAACACATGACCTGCGATGGTCCACCGCTAGGACCTATGGCTGAATTATG
- the LOC133923269 gene encoding isocitrate dehydrogenase [NAD] regulatory subunit 1, mitochondrial-like: MPRPGDGAPRGVTLILGNGVGPLTTCAVRQVMEAMHVPVYFKTYEVHDGMPMVPTEVIESIRRNKVCLKGGLATTIGGGVSSLNVQLRKELDLYASLVNCFNLPRLPTRHDNIDIVVIRENTEGEYSGLEYEVVPGIVESLKLM; this comes from the exons ATGCCCCGCCCAGGGGACGGCGCCCCGCGCGGCGTCACACTCATCCTGGGCAATGGCGTTGGGCCCCTCACCACCTGTGCCGTGCGGCAGGTGATGGAGGCGATGCACGTGCCGGTCTACTTCAAGACCTACGAGGTCCACGATGGCATGCCCATGGTGCCTACCGAGGTCATCGAGTCCATCCGCCGCAACAAGGTCTGCCTCAAGGGTGGCCTCGCCACAACCATCGGTGGGGGTGTCTCCTCCCTCAACGTGCAGCTCCGCAAGGAGCTTGACCTCTATGCCTCACTCGTCAACTGCTTCAACCTCCCCAGGCTGCCCACCAGGCACGACAACATCGACATCGTCGTCATCAGAGAGAACACCGAGGGCGAGTACTCAGGGCTCGAGTATGAGGTCGTGCCCGGCATTGTGGAGAGCCTCAAG CTAATGTAA